The Desulfovibrio fairfieldensis sequence CATGGTGGGCTATTACGGTGGCGTTTATGACAAGAAGGCCATGATTGCCCTGATCCGCACGGCCTTTGACAAGGGCGTGACCTTTTTCGACACGGCCGAGGTCTATGGCCCGCATATCAGTGAAGAATGGGTGGGCGAGGCCCTCGCTCCCGTTCGCCATCGTGCGGTCATTGCCACCAAGTTCGGCTTCGGCGTGGAGGAGGGCGCGCCCAGAACCCTGAACAGCCGTCCCGACCATATCCGGCGCGCGGTGGAGGGTTCGCTGCGGCGGCTGCGCACAGACTATATCGATCTTCTCTACCAGCACCGGGTGGACCCCCAGGTGCCCATGGAAGATGTGGCCGGAACCGTGGGGGAGCTCATCCGGGAGGGCAAGGTCAGGCATTTCGGGCTGTCCGAGGCCGGGGCCGCCTCCATTCGCCGGGCGCATGCCGTTCAGCCGGTGGCGGCGGTGCAGAGCGAATACGCTGCCTGGTGGCGCGAGCCGGAAACAAAAATTTTTGCGACTCTGCGCGAGCTCGGTATCGGTTTTGTGCCCTACTGTCCGGTGGGGCGCGGCTTTCTGACCGGCACCATCAACGAAAACAGCCGTTTTGCACAGGCCGACCGCAGGTCCACATTGCCGCGCTTCACGCCCGAAGCCCTGAAAAAGAACATGCCGCTGGTAGCGCTGTTGCGCGACTGGGCGCAACGCAAAAACGCCAGGCCCGCGCAATTCGCGCTGGCCTGGATTCTGGCGCAATACCCTTGGGTCGCGCCCATTCCCGGCACCACGAATCCGGCGCATCTCCGGGAAAACATCGGGGCGGCCGCGCTGCGCCTTTCCCCGGCGGAGCTGCGGGAGTTCGACGTTGCGCTGGCCGCCATCCCCCTGGAAGGGCACCGCGCCGATCCCTTC is a genomic window containing:
- a CDS encoding aldo/keto reductase, producing MSGTIVSRERRQFMAGGLAFGMAVLLAGMGESRAGDAVAVARNVSMPRRRLGPLEVSAVGLGCLPMVGYYGGVYDKKAMIALIRTAFDKGVTFFDTAEVYGPHISEEWVGEALAPVRHRAVIATKFGFGVEEGAPRTLNSRPDHIRRAVEGSLRRLRTDYIDLLYQHRVDPQVPMEDVAGTVGELIREGKVRHFGLSEAGAASIRRAHAVQPVAAVQSEYAAWWREPETKIFATLRELGIGFVPYCPVGRGFLTGTINENSRFAQADRRSTLPRFTPEALKKNMPLVALLRDWAQRKNARPAQFALAWILAQYPWVAPIPGTTNPAHLRENIGAAALRLSPAELREFDVALAAIPLEGHRADPFTQSQIDG